The following nucleotide sequence is from Trifolium pratense cultivar HEN17-A07 linkage group LG2, ARS_RC_1.1, whole genome shotgun sequence.
GTCCGGGAAAATGAAAAACAGGTGTATGCAATCTTGCTCCATCAGTTGGAGTTTAAATGTATCTGTTGAAATCCGCAGATTTGTTTTCTGTCTTCAAAAGTCAGGTTCTGCCTCTGCACGAGGCGCAGGGAGGGCTGCGCGAGGCGCAGACGCGTGATGCAGTTATGCAgattttttgtgaaaatatattttcttggagggcactctgacttggatttgttttattttaaaacagatttgttactagttttttggcatatatttttctataaatagggagtgctttattcatagaaaaataagagaacaCCATGTGAGGAGTTACTGAATAAGGATTTGCCGCAACAccaaggctagggttttaggGAGAAACAAGAgggttgtctcttggtataactctagggttgggcaaaGGGTTATTCAattcaccttgggaaacacttatcaaattgagtctcttggccacgggaagagattcagGTTTTGgatagaattaggattaattcttgtaacccaattgagaattttttgtaaagttacttatttgatatagtggaacggagggacTGCTATCTTCCCCAGAGTAGGTCATTGTTGGACTGAGCTGGGTAAACAaacattgtgttctttcttctcctttatcttctttatcggtgttgttattattattacttattccgcttaattatggtttccgttctattgctccacacatcaagttttcattggtgtgattttattgacgaattcacaacacagTATCTAATCTTAATGTTGGAAGACAAAAAATGAACCGAATACCTCGCAACTAGCTAAAGGTGCAGCCTATTAAACACAAACCATTGTTTATTCTGATCCTCTGTAGGATTTGTAGAGATGGTAGATCCAACTACACTTCCTTGCACCCAGATCCAACAGCTCTACCATAGTTGCTCGACAGTAGAGGGTCTGCTTTATCTACAAATTGCTTCATGTGTGCCTGCTCTACTACTTTATTAATACATTGTAATTACCCTTCCATATTCTGCATTATAACAGTGTTACAACATCATTCATTTCATCCATtctattaaatataaattgaattcTGACAATGACAATGAATGAAAAAAACTCCTTGAAAAATATGATGCGGATTCACagaaaatttggaagaaaaggATAGTTACAAACACAATTGTTGTTACAAATATCATAATGAAACAACCAAAGTAtaacttttaattaaaattaaaacaaatgtAATAGTGAGCCAATTGCACCGAccatcttttataaatatgaaaagaaataaaagttaGATGgtcattttttaattcaaaataacaAATTGTAGCTTGAAAGCATCTCACCTAGTTTTATTCATATGAAAGACCTCTAACAATCATTTCACGATGAAGTTTCACCGCCTTCTCATTCTTGCCATTTTTTGACAGAGCATGAATAAGAGTTGTGTAAGTTATGCCATTAGGGGTGCAACCGTTATCTTCCATTTTTGACATTAAGAACAATGCTTCATCAAGAAAGCCCTCTTTACAAAGCCCATCAATCATAACAGTATACATTGTCACATCTAAATGGTAGCCTTTAATCAAAAGATCTTGATAAACCTCTAGTGCATCCATAAGTCTTCCATTTTTGCATAGTGCATCGACAAGTATAGTGTATGTATACATATTTAGCTGAATTCCTTGGTCTTTGATCTTCGCCAATAATTCAATTGCCTTGTCAAACTGATGGTTTTTGCACAATGCATCCAATATAGAAGTGTAAGTGATCGCATTAGCAGGATGGCCTCTATCATGCATCTCATCAAGAAAATACCAAACATTAGAGATTCTCCCCGATTTGCAAAGCCCATCAATAAGCGAACTGTATGTTATAGTATCAGGAGAGatgttttttaaatacatttctTTGAAGAGATTCATGGCTTCATCCAACATTTTATTCTTGCATAATCCATTAATCATGACATTGTAGGTACAAATATTAGGTTTCACTTCCGTTTGAGCAATAGTGTTGAATACATATGTGGCCTCGTTCACTTCTTTAACCAAAAAATACCCATCTATTAAAGAAGtataagtaacaacatctgGTTTCACACCTTGTTTTATCATAACAGCTAAGACATTTTTAGCTTTTCTCAACTCTCCTTCCTTAGATAAACCACCAATCAGTATATTAAAAGTAAGAACATTTGGGCTGATGTTTTTCAACAACATTTTATTTAACAAACCAATAGCTTCTTTGAATTGACGCACAATGCAAAGGCCGTATATTAAATTAGTGTAAGTGACAACATCAGGATAAATATTCTTGACAATCATTTCAGAATATAAATGAAGGGCATCACTCACAAGTTCATCCTTGGAAAGTCTATGAATGACTATGTTGTACATTACCACGTCCGGTTTAACTATTAACGCTTCAATCTTTCTAAGCAACCGGAGGGCAGCTGTTGTTTCTCCTTTTTTACATAAGCCATCAATCAAGATTCCATAACTAACTTGATTAAGCTGAAATCCCTTTGATATAACGTCGTCATGAAAATCCAAAGCTTTATTAACCTGACCACTAAGACACATGCCTTTCATAAGTGTAGTCATTGTTACCGTATTAGGCTGATAACCTAGCTTGAGAATTTTTGCTAATACAgaaaatgcaaaattgagtTGACTAAGGTGGCAGAAACAATTGAGCAAGATGTTCAAAGTAACAAAGTTAGGTTGAATTCCATTGAGCTCCATTTGATGAGAGAGTGAAATAGCAGTGTGAAACT
It contains:
- the LOC123906139 gene encoding putative pentatricopeptide repeat-containing protein At1g12700, mitochondrial; its protein translation is MSFSLLSNRAASAITLSPSNNFNRRRFYSHAHSNSQFHQNHNLVDADSSFNRILDVNPIPSSVFELGKMLTSLVRNKQFHTAISLSHQMELNGIQPNFVTLNILLNCFCHLSQLNFAFSVLAKILKLGYQPNTVTMTTLMKGMCLSGQVNKALDFHDDVISKGFQLNQVSYGILIDGLCKKGETTAALRLLRKIEALIVKPDVVMYNIVIHRLSKDELVSDALHLYSEMIVKNIYPDVVTYTNLIYGLCIVRQFKEAIGLLNKMLLKNISPNVLTFNILIGGLSKEGELRKAKNVLAVMIKQGVKPDVVTYTSLIDGYFLVKEVNEATYVFNTIAQTEVKPNICTYNVMINGLCKNKMLDEAMNLFKEMYLKNISPDTITYSSLIDGLCKSGRISNVWYFLDEMHDRGHPANAITYTSILDALCKNHQFDKAIELLAKIKDQGIQLNMYTYTILVDALCKNGRLMDALEVYQDLLIKGYHLDVTMYTVMIDGLCKEGFLDEALFLMSKMEDNGCTPNGITYTTLIHALSKNGKNEKAVKLHREMIVRGLSYE